Genomic DNA from Brenneria izadpanahii:
GGGTGTAAATAAATTTACCCTGAGCGCTAAAATCACGTTATCGGTAAAATTAGCCAGACAGCGATGATTTTACCGATAGCATCCAGGGCGCGGAGTATATCATTATCTATACCCAAAGTAATTGGCGTTACGGCCAATCACGCGGCGGCATCAAATAATCAGCCTATAACCAATATATTTCGATATCCAGGAAGGCGGAAGCCCCAACGGGGCGAGGCCCAGCGAAGGGCCGAGTAATAAGCGCGGCCGCGCGCCTGCAATTTGAAAGATGACGGGGATATAGAGATTGCCCTATGCTTTAGCCGTATAATTGCATCGGCATTGGTTGATGTTCGCATGTAAAATAACGCTATGCAGTAACCACACCGCAGCGTATAAACCAGGATTCTGAAAATACTATGCCCAAGAAAACCGAGCAGCCAGTGAGTTTTGAAAACGCGCTGAACGAGCTGGAAAAAATCGTGACCCGCCTTGAATCCGGTGAATTGCCGTTGGAAGAGGCTCTGAATGAATTTGAGCATGGAATACAGCTTGCGCGTCAGGGGCAGCAAAAACTGCAACAGGCTGAGCAGCGGGTACAGATTTTACTTAGCGATGAGCCGGATGCGGAGCTGTCGCCTTTTACCCCGGACAGTGAGCCGCTATGACAGACTTCTCCGAACAATTGGATGCCCACTGCCAGCGGACTAATCGTATCCTGAGTCATTTCATCTCCGCGTTACCCTTTCAGAGTAGTCCACTGGTTAACGCCATGGGTTATGGTTCATTGTTAGGCGGCAAGCGGCTGCGTCCATTTCTGGTTTATACTACGGGTGAACTGTTTGGTATGCCGCTGGAAAGTCTGGATGCGCCCGCCGCGGCGGTAGAATGCATTCATGCCTATTCATTAATCCATGACGATCTACCGGCGATGGACAATGATGATCTGCGTCGCGGTCAGCCGACCTGTCATATCAAGTTTGGCGAAGCCAGCGCCGTTTTGGCCGGAGATGCCCTGCAAACGTTAGCATTCTCAATTTTAGCTGATGCCCCGATGCCGCAAGTTACGGTGCAAAATCGCCTGGCGATGTTGTCCGAGCTGGCCCAGGCCAGCGGCGTCGCAGGCATGTGCGGCGGCCAGGCGTTGGATTTGGCGGCGGAAGGCCATCAGGTGGATTTGGCCGCGCTGGAGCAGATCCACCGGCATAAGACGGGCGCGCTAATCCGCGCGGCGGTAAGACTGGGCGCGCTGGCGGCCGGCGAGCCGGGCCGGGCGGCGTTGCCTTACCTCGATCGCTACGCCAACGCTATCGGTCTGGCCTTTCAGGTACAGGACGATATTTTAGATGTGGTCGGGGATAGCGCCACGACGGGGAAACGTCAGGGCGCCGATCAACAACTGGGTAAGAGTACCTATCCCGGCTTGCTGGGGTTGCAAGGCGCGCGGGAAAAGGCGCGGGAGCTTTACCAGGAATCACTGGCGTCGCTGGACGATCTGGTCGCTTCCAGCCAAGAACCATTGAATATTGAGCCATTACAAGCGCTGGCGAATTTCATCGTCGAGCGCAACAAATAAAATCTCTAAACGAGTCTCTAATGAGTTTTGATACAGCGAAATACCCTACATTATCGTTAGTGGAAACACCCGATGAACTGCGTCTGCTACCGAAAGAGAGCCTGCCGAAGCTGTGTGATGAACTTCGCCAATATTTATTGGATAGCGTCAGCCGTTCAAGCGGTCATTTCGCCTCAGGATTAGGGACCGTTGAACTCACGGTCGCCCTGCATTACGTCTACAACACGCCGTTCGATCACCTGGTCTGGGATGTCGGGCATCAGGCCTATCCGCACAAAATCCTGACGGGCCGCCGCGACCGTATCGCCACCATTCGTCAAAAAGGCGGTTTACACCCCTTCCCGTGGCGTGAGGAAAGCGAATATGACGTATTAAGCGTCGGCCATTCGTCAACCTCAATCAGCGCCGGACTGGGTATGGCCGTCGCCGCGGAGCGTGAAGGGAAAGGCCGCCGCACCGTTTGCGTGATCGGCGACGGCGCCATTACCGCGGGAATGGCCTTTGAAGCCATGAACCACGCCGGCGATATTAACGCCGACCTGCTGGTGGTGCTGAACGACAACGAAATGTCGATTTCAGAGAACGTCGGCGCGCTGAACAACCACCTGGCGCAGTTGCTGTCCGGCAAGCTGTACGCCAGCCTGCGCGAAGGGGGCAAAAAAGTGTTATCCGGACTGCCGCCGATCAAGGAACTGGTCAAACGGACGGAAGAACATCTCAAGGGCATGGTGGTTCCGGGCACTCTGTTTGAAGAGCTGGGATTTAATTATATCGGTCCGGTGGATGGTCACGACGTGCAGGCGCTGGCGCAAACGCTGAAAAATATGCGCAGTCTGAAAGGTCCGCAACTGCTGCACATTATGACCAAAAAGGGTAAAGGCTATGCCCCGGCAGAACAGGATCCCATTAGCTGGCATGCGGTGCCCAAGTTCGATCCCGCCAGCGGCACGCTGCCGAAAAGCAAAGACAACCTGCCGACCTATTCCAAGATTTTCGGTCAATGGCTCCAGGAAACCGCGGCGAAAGACAGTAAATTGATGGCCATCACCCCCGCGATGCGTGAAGGATCCGGCATGGTGCAGTTCTCCCGTGACTATCCGCAGCAATATTTTGACGTCGCCATCGCCGAACAGCACGCGGTTACTTTTGCCGCCGGTCTGGCCGTTGGGGGATACAACCCGGTAGTGGCGATTTACTCCACCTTTTTGCAGCGCGCCTACGATCAGGTTATCCATGACGTCGCCATTCAAAATCTGCCGGTGCTATTCGCCATCGATCGCGGCGGCATTGTCGGCGCCGACGGTCAGACGCATCAGGGCGCTTTCGATCTGTCGTTTTTACGCTGCATCCCCAACATGGTCATTATGACGCCAAGCGACGAAAATGAATGCCGTCAGATGCTGCACACCGGTTATCACTACAAGAAAGGACCGGCGGCGGTGCGCTATCCCCGCGGCAGCGGCGTCGGCGCGGATTTAGCTCCGCTGGCTGAATTGCCGATTGGCAAAGGCGTCGTGCGGCGTCAGGGCAAAGGGATCGCAATCCTTAACTTCGGCACGCTATTGCCGGAAGCGCAAAAAGCCGCGGACAAACTGAACGCTACGCTGGTGGATATGCGTTTCGTCAAACCGTTGGATGAAGCGCTAATTATGGAAATGGCGAACACCCACGATACGCTGGTTACGCTGGAAGAAAACGCCGTTATGGGCGGCGCGGGCAGCGGCGTAAACGAGCTGCTGATGGCAAAACGCAAACCGCTGCCGGTACTGAATATCGGCCTGCCGGACGCCTTCGTTCCTCAAGGTGTGCAGGAAGAAATCCGCGCCGATCTCGGTCTGGATGCCGCAGGCATCGCACGTCGCATCCAGGAGTGGCTGGCCTAACGCCCTCCTACGCGGAATAGCGCTTTCACCGGCGTTATTCCGCCCTTCCCTATTTTTCATTTCACATGGAACCCAAGCCGCGCTCCCGCCACTCAAGGAAATCGAAAAGGAGAAATGGCATGAGCAGTAAGCGAGGTTTCCACATCGTCATGTCCAAGCTGATGAAACGGTATCAGGTTGACGCGGAAAAAGCGGCGGAGAACGGGCACGATGTCTATATCATTACGCTGGAAGATGAAATGCAGATCCTGCTGTTGGGGAACCAGCAGGATTACCTGAACATCATCAGCCCGGTTATCTCGCTGGAGCCGGACGTCAGCGCGCGCCCCGACATTCTGTTATCGCTGCTTTCCATGAATATGTGGAACACCAAACATCCGGTGTTCAACATTGGTCTTGATATCCGCAACATGCAAGTCATGCTTTCGTGCCGGCAGGCGCTGGCCGAGTTGGATGAAGCCGAAACCTATAAATTAGTTGGTTCATTTATCGATACGGCATCAAAACTGAAAGCCTGGATCAACAAGCTGATGAATTCCTCCGCAGGGAAATAGATCGCCCGCGTTTGCCTGACATCTCCTTTTCATCAATCAGTGATGACCGCAGTACATGCATTACGCCGGACTAAAACGGAAATTTATCCTACGCCGCTACATCACTCTTAAGACGTTAAAAAGGTTAAGGACAGGAAAACCATGCTAAACGCCACGCACAACAGATATTTCCCCGGAGGAGTTGCGGTAAACCCGCTGGAAAATTTCAGCCGAGAACGTACGGTTAAACTCCATGACGCGGTCAGCGCGCAAGAGTTGGGCATTGGCGCTTATGAAGGCAAACGCGTCAGCGTCAGCGCCGCCACGATGGAACACTTGCAACTGGCGCAGGAAACGCTGCGCAAAGTGAAGATGCTGTTGCCCTATGGGGCGGGCAACCAAAAAGTGGAAATGGTTTACACCAACGGAGAAAGTTCAGCGCGCGCGCTAATGCACAGAAATAACGCGTCCATTGACAACCCCATCCCTAACGCTTATCAGGCCGCACGCTATCAGGCGGGTAACTGCGCAGAAAATGCTGATGTAGCCTATACGTTGCTGGCGCAGAAGCAAATCAACGCGCCGGTGTTATATGTAAGCGATAGCGATTGGGAGCATAACTACATACTCATTGGCGATCCGCGCGATCAAACATGGGGAGAGAAAAATACCGTGGTCGTAGATCCTTGGGTCAGGTATCCCGCGGCGGTCACGCTGGAACAAGCCAGCCGGCGTAATCCTTATCCCGAGCCGGAATATCAGAGAGCCCGCAATGCGTCGCCTCTGACCGGCGCCCAGGCGTTAAACAGCATACGCCACGTGACTACCGACGAAGTAAGCCACTATCTCGCCGAGATTGAACTCCCTTCCCTCGGTGACGATTTTCTGGAATGGTTTTCCCAAAGCGGAGTTGAGTCTGAAACGTTTGATGAGAAAACCGCCGCCAAAGATCCCAGCACGCGTTATTCAAGCAACCTTTTTAACGCCAGATCAATGGACGATATCGCGCAGGCTACGGTGTCCCGGCAGCGCGCGGCGCAGCAAGCCTGGAATAATTCGCCATATCGATGGTAGCGCTCGCTTTTGCCTGTTTACTCGCGGGGAATGCTTCACGCTATTGAGAATGACCGCGGTATATGCATTACGCCGGCGGCCTACTTAGAACGGAATTTATCCTACGCCGGCACATCGCTTTCAATACGTTACAAGGATAAGGACGGAAAACCATGCTAAACGCCACGCATAACAGATACTTCCCTGGAAGGGTTACGGTAAACCCGCTGGAAAATTTCAGCAGCGAACGTACGGTCAAACTCCATGACGCGGCCAGCGCGCAAGAGTTGGGCATTGGCGCTTATGAAGGCAAACGCGTCAGCGTCAGCGCATCCACGATGGAGCACTTGCAGCTGGCTCAGGAAGCGTTGCGCAAGGTGAAGATGCTGCTGCCCTACGGCGCGGGCAATCAAACGGCTGAGGTTTTATATACCGGCGGCGAGAGCATGGCCCGTACCTATATGGTCAGAAGAACGCCGTTCTCCTCTCCAATCCAGGCCGCATGGGACGCCGCCCGCCATCAGTCCGGCAATTGTCAGGAATTCGCCAGCGTAAGCTATACGCTATTGGCGCAACAATCGATTAATGCCCCGGTATCCTTCGTGAAGGATCAAAACTGGTGTCATGCCTATGTTTTGATCGGCGATCCGCGCGATCAGACCTGGGGAGAAAAAAATACTGTCGTGGTCGATCCCTGGGTCAGATATCCTTCCGCCGTCACACTACAGGAGTCGAAAAATCGCACTCCGGCCCTGCCGGCCCTTTATCAGCGCCCCCCTAATGCAGCGCCGCTCCCGGCGGCGCTGACGCTCAATCATATAAAGCACGTGACCAGCGGTGAAGTGGCGAACTACCTGCGGCAGAACCAATACCCGCCGATCGGCCGGAGCTATATCCAGTTGAATGATTACTACGGCGTACTCAGTAGTCTGTTGGATGAGCGGCTCGTCGCCAAAGACCCCAGCACGCGCTATTCCAGCGACGCCTTAAGCGCCAGGTCAATGGACGACATCGCCCAGGCCACGGTGTCCCGGCAACGCGCGGCGCAACAAGCCTGGGATGATTCGCCTTACTAAGCGGGCCAACGCGCCTTACAGGAGCGTCAGTGGATGCGGGCAAACACATTTAAATCAAGGCCAGTAGGCCCCAATGCCGTAGATTATGCCGGCGGCAATCACCCCGGCGACGATATCGTCGATCATAATGCCCATTCCGCCATGCACATTGCGATCGAACCAGCGGATCGGCCAGGGCTTCCAGATATCCAGGCAACGAAACGCCACAAAGCCTACAGCGACCCACCGCCAGTCGTTTACCGGTATGCTCATCAGGGTAATCCACATGCCGACAAACTCGTCCCAGACGATGCTGCCGTGATCGTGAACCCCCATATCTTTTGCCGTCCGATGACACAGATAAACGCCGATACAGATGCTGAACATCACCACCAGCGCATAAAGCTCGGTAGGAAGAAACGACATCACATACCACAGCGGGATCGCCGCCAGCGATCCGAATGTGCCGGGCATCCAGGGCGCCAAACCACTGCCGAATCCCGTAGCCAGCAGGTGCCACGGGTTGCTCAAATGCAGCCGGCTTTTTGCCGTTTGCGACCCTTTAGTTTTACTGGCTAAAATGGTCATATCCCTTCCAGTTCAATTCAATCTCTTTCTCGCCCCGGAAGAAACGCACCCCTTCGGATGAAGGCGATATTTGCCCGATACAGGTATAAGCGGCGCCCAGATGGCCTAATGCCATATCCAGCGCGCCACGGTTGATTTCAGGTACGGTGAAGCACAGTTCGTAATCTTCGCCGCCTGACAGCGCCCAGCGCAGAGCCTGCTCGGCATCGACATGATCGCGCAGCCAAGGCGAGTGGGGAATGGCGTCCAGATTGATTCGCGCCCCACATTCACTGCTTTTCAGCACGTGACGTAAATCGGAAATCAGGCCGTCGGAAATATCAATCGCCGAACTGGCCAAATCACGCAGCGCCTGCCCTTGCAATATTCGGGGCTGCGGACGCAGATGACGCTGAATCAGCGCCTGACGGGCATGCTCGTCATCGATCGACAATTCGCCCTGTAGCAGCGCCAGCCCGGCCGCGCTATCCCCCAGCGAGCCGGTAACGTAAACCCAATCGCCTATCCGGGCGCCTTTGCGGGTCAATGCGCGCCCAGCGGGGACTAAACCGTAAATCGTCAACGTCAGGCTCAGAGGGCCTCTAGTAGTATCGCCGCCGATTAACTGCATGCCGTAATAGTCGAGCAGTTCAAACAGGCTATCGCTATAACCAGACAGCCAGTTGCTGTTTGTTTCAGGCAGGGTGATTGCCAGCGATAACCAAGCGGGATCGGCGCCCATTGCCGCCAAATCGCTTAAATTGACCGCCAGTGATTTGTAACCCAAATCCGCAGGATCGATATCGGGTAAAAAATGAATCCCGGATACCAACGTATCGGTACTCACCGCCAGTAATTGTTTTTCGGCAACCGACAATAACGCGCAATCGTCTCCGATACCCAACGCAACATCCCGGCGTGAACTTCTGCCCCGATTGAAATAGCGGGCAATAAGGTCAAACTCACCTTCAACCATAACCTTTCCAGCCAGCGTTTAACTTAAAAGGCCAGGGCCGGATATCCGGCCCTGACTTATTTATTTTTTACCTTTCCGCACCGAAGGCGCAGCCTTGTCGAGCACGCCATTAACAAACTTATGACTATCCTCGGCGCCAAATACCTTGGCCAGTTCTATCGCTTCATTGATAGCCACTTTGTAAGGAACATCGTCGCGTTTGCTGAGTTCAAATATGGCCAAGCGCAGAATAGCCCTTTCAACCTGCCCCAACTCATCGAGCTGACGCGACAGGAAAGGCGCCATCAGTTGATCCAATTTTTCTGCCTGAGTGGCGACGCCCGCCAGCAGCTCTCGGAAATAGGTGATGTCGACATCTTTGACATCCTGCTCGCTCAGGAATTGTAGTTCAATATCGGCAATATCGTTTTTAGACAATTGCCAGGAATAAAGCGCTTGAACCGCACATTCACGGGCGCGGCGACGAGCAGCAGGTTTCACGGAATTCCCCTTACTTAATCAGGCTTACTTATTAATAGCTTTCAATACATTAATCATTTCTAACGCGGTCAAGGCAGCTTCTGCGCCTTTATTACCCGCCTTCGTGCCGGCGCGTTCAATAGCCTGCTCAATACTTTCTGTGGTCAGCACCCCGAAGGCAACCGGGACATCGCTGGTCATAGCGACTTGTGACAAACCTGAGCTGCATTCGCCAGCAACAAATTCAAAATGGGCTGTTCCACCACGGATAACCGTTCCCAGCGCGACCACGGCATCGTAACCGCCGTTTTGAGTGCTTTTGGTCAGCGCGCGAACGGCTAACGGCAACTCATAGGCTCCAGGAACCCAAACAACGGTAATATTCTCGTCTTTAACCTGACCGATGCGTTTCAATGCATCAACGGCGCCTTCCAACAGGCTGTCGTTAATAAAATGGTTAAAACGAGCAATAGCAATCGCCACGCGGGCATCAGGAGTAGCGACAACACCTTCAATAACGTTCATAGCTTTCCTTTATCTGGTCTTTATACCCCGCAGGGGGGCGGATTCTATCATATTCTTCCGGTTACGTATTCGGTTTTAACCGCAGCCGTAAATCCGGTCCGACCTGGCGAACATCAATTATCTCAAACTCAGGCGCCAGCGACAGTTGGCTTAATCCCGGCAGGACGCAGAGCCCGCGAGCATCGTCGCCCAAAAGCTTCGGCGCCAGATAGACAATGAGTTCGTCCACCACGCCGGCCGTCAATAGGGCGCCCGCCAGGTTCGCGCCGGCTTCAACCCATACTGAATTAACCTGCCGCTTGCCCAGCACCATCATCAGAGCGACCAGATCGATACCGCCATTGTGCTGCGGCAACCGGAGTTGCTCAACATTTTCAGGCCAGGCCTGCTCATCCGTCTGCGTGCGCGCCAGCCAGGTTTGCCCCGGCTGCGAAATGATACGATGTTGCGGGGTAACACGCCGCCGGCTATCAACAATGACGCGTACGGGCTGCCGCACATGCTCGGCTGGGTAAACCCGCTGCGTATCGGCGTCCATCTCCTGCCAACGCACGGTCAACGATGGATCATCCGCCAATACCGTGGCGCTGCTGCTTAGGATAGCTGCGCTCTCCGCCCGAAAACGCTGCACATCCCGCCGGGCCTGCGGCGAGGTGATCCACTGGCTTTCCCCTGAGGCCATTGCCGTCCGGCCATCCAGCGAGGCGGCCATTTTAAGCTGTACATAGGGAAAACCGGTACGCATACGCTTCAGAAACCCCGGATTGACCTTCTCCGCCTCAGACAACATCAACCCATGACTGACATCGACGCCGGCCTGCTGCAAACGGCGTAACCCTCGCCCCGCCACCTGGGGGTTAGGATCCTGCATGGCGGCGACAACCCGGGAAATGCCGGCCGCGATCAGCGCGTCCGCGCAAGGCGGAGTTCTGCCATGATGGCTGCATGGCTCCAGCGTGACGTAAGCCGTCGCGCCACGGGCCCGCTCTCCGGCCATCCGCAGCGCATGAACTTCTGCGTGAGGCTCACCGGCGCGCAAGTGGTATCCTTCCCCGACAATCTCGCCGTCTTTGACTATCACGCAGCCGACATTAGGATTGGGTGCGGTAGTAAACCGCCCACGGCGCGCCAGCTCAAGCGCCCGCGCCATATACCGCTCATCCTGCGAAAGCGCCAATTCGTCCAGTGGATTACCCATTCCCCGCGCCTCTTCTCTCTGTTGGGCCTATTACCCCGCCGCGCTTAATCTTGCAGGCGAGCAATCTCTTCACCGAATTCCCGGATATCCTCAAAACTTCGATACACCGACGCAAAGCGGATATAAGCGACCTTATCCAGCTTTTTCAGCGCGTCCATCACCAAATTACCTATCATCTTGGCCGTCACTTCCCGCTCACCGGTTGCGCGCAGCTGAGATTTAATATGGTTAATCGCCATTTCAACATCATCAGAACTGACCGGCCGCTTCTCTAAGGCCTTGAGCATGCCACTGCGCAATTTATCTTCATTGAATGGTTCACGCACATCGTTACTTTTTATAACCCGGGGCAACACCAACTCCGCCACCTCAAATGTGGTAAAACGTTCATTACAAACCAGGCACTGCCGACGACGGCGTACCTGGGAACCTTCACCGACCAGACGGGAATCGATAACTTTGGTATCCACAGCGGAACAAAATGGGCAATGCATAATGCTTCCTGACCACTAATCCTTAACATAGAGACAGTTTACCCTGAATTAACAGACTAACCAAAGCACCTGAATATTGTTGCGAACTGATTCGCATGCCCTGGAAATCGCATAAAAATATCCAGCGATCGATACCCCATGGATAGCGCGATGCCGGCAGCCTATGACTTGCCTACGATCACGGCTAAACTGTCAGAAAAGAGAACTGAAGGATTCGTAAATAAAACCACGCAGGGGAAACGCTGAAATGACAACCCGATACCGCATACTCTCAATTCTGCCAGCCCTGGTTTTCCTGGCCGGCTGTGCGCAACAACGCCAGGTGCCGCAGTTGCAAAATCAATTGAGTCAGTTGAACCACCAATTACAAACGCTGACCGACCAGGCCGCCGCGCTGGAACAACAAAATGCGCTGAATGAACACTCAGACTCCGGCGTCTATTTATTGCCGGCGGCGCAAAGCAGCGCGGTATTGCAAAGCGATATCGGTCAGCTTCGCGTATCACTCAGTCATATCGAAACTGAAGCCAACGGCACCCGCGCGCTGTTGAATATTCGCACCCTTGATGCGGCCCGCTTGCCTGGGTTCAGCGCTCATGTAGATTGGGGGCAAATCGACCCCGTAAGCGGAAAACCATTAATCAGCGATACGCAAACGCAGGCGTTCAGGTTCCTGCCTCCGCTGTTGCCCAAAACCGAAACGGCGATCGAACTGAGGCTTAGCGGGCTATCCCCGGAGCAACTGGGTTTTGTCCGGTTATACCGCATAACGCGCGAAGAGCAGACGCCGCCGCCCGTTGCCAGCACCGATGCGCCTTAACCGGCATCGGCGGCCTAACGGCCCGCAGGATGGATAATCAGGCATAAAAAACTGCGCCTTACTCAGTTGGATCTCCAACTTTTAGGGCGCAGTTAAAAATGGGGCTCAGACTAATGATCAAACTGCCTTCGTAATACCGACACTCCCGCATAGGCAGGCGTTTTCATGATATCAACGCGCCGCCTGACAGCGGATCCCCGCCTGCGCGGGGATGACGGAAAGGGATTGTCAGCAATTTCAAACCCCGGAAACGTTTTTTACCGGGGCGCACGGCAAACTTACGGCAGCAGCGAGGGCTGATCGGCCCCCTCTTTCTCCACCTTCTGAACCAGCAAATGCTCGCGTTTCATCCCCAGCTTCAAAGCCAGCGCAGAAGCGACATAGATAGAAGACACCGTACCAATCGATACGCCGATCAGCATGGCCAGCGAAAAGCCTTCCAGCATCGCGCCGCCGAAAATGTACAACATCAGCACCACAACCAGCGTGGTCGCCGACGTCATGATGGTGCGGCTCAGCGTTTGCGTCAGAGAGACGTTCATAATCTCATAAGGCGTACCACGGCGAATTTTACGGAAATTCTCACGGATACGGTCGGAGACCACGATACTGTCGTTCAGCGAGTAACCGATGACCGACATTAACGATGCGACGATAGTCAGGTCGATCTCTATCTGAAAGAGAGAGAGCACGCCCATGGTGATAACCACGTCATGCGCCAGCGCGATAACCGCCCCCAACGCCAGCCGCCATTCGAAACGG
This window encodes:
- the secF gene encoding protein translocase subunit SecF produces the protein MAQDYTVEQLNYGRRVYDFMRWDNVAFLISGTLLILSLIVMGVRGFNWGLDFTGGTVIEISLEKPADLDLIRDSLRQAGFHDPLLQNFGSSRDVMVRMPPSVGTSGQELGNRVVSVINQSTEQHATVKRIEFVGPSVGSDLAQAGGMALLSALICILIYVGFRFEWRLALGAVIALAHDVVITMGVLSLFQIEIDLTIVASLMSVIGYSLNDSIVVSDRIRENFRKIRRGTPYEIMNVSLTQTLSRTIMTSATTLVVVLMLYIFGGAMLEGFSLAMLIGVSIGTVSSIYVASALALKLGMKREHLLVQKVEKEGADQPSLLP
- the ispA gene encoding (2E,6E)-farnesyl diphosphate synthase, coding for MTDFSEQLDAHCQRTNRILSHFISALPFQSSPLVNAMGYGSLLGGKRLRPFLVYTTGELFGMPLESLDAPAAAVECIHAYSLIHDDLPAMDNDDLRRGQPTCHIKFGEASAVLAGDALQTLAFSILADAPMPQVTVQNRLAMLSELAQASGVAGMCGGQALDLAAEGHQVDLAALEQIHRHKTGALIRAAVRLGALAAGEPGRAALPYLDRYANAIGLAFQVQDDILDVVGDSATTGKRQGADQQLGKSTYPGLLGLQGAREKARELYQESLASLDDLVASSQEPLNIEPLQALANFIVERNK
- a CDS encoding CesT family type III secretion system chaperone, producing MSSKRGFHIVMSKLMKRYQVDAEKAAENGHDVYIITLEDEMQILLLGNQQDYLNIISPVISLEPDVSARPDILLSLLSMNMWNTKHPVFNIGLDIRNMQVMLSCRQALAELDEAETYKLVGSFIDTASKLKAWINKLMNSSAGK
- the ribH gene encoding 6,7-dimethyl-8-ribityllumazine synthase, with translation MNVIEGVVATPDARVAIAIARFNHFINDSLLEGAVDALKRIGQVKDENITVVWVPGAYELPLAVRALTKSTQNGGYDAVVALGTVIRGGTAHFEFVAGECSSGLSQVAMTSDVPVAFGVLTTESIEQAIERAGTKAGNKGAEAALTALEMINVLKAINK
- the nrdR gene encoding transcriptional regulator NrdR yields the protein MHCPFCSAVDTKVIDSRLVGEGSQVRRRRQCLVCNERFTTFEVAELVLPRVIKSNDVREPFNEDKLRSGMLKALEKRPVSSDDVEMAINHIKSQLRATGEREVTAKMIGNLVMDALKKLDKVAYIRFASVYRSFEDIREFGEEIARLQD
- the ribD gene encoding bifunctional diaminohydroxyphosphoribosylaminopyrimidine deaminase/5-amino-6-(5-phosphoribosylamino)uracil reductase RibD — encoded protein: MGNPLDELALSQDERYMARALELARRGRFTTAPNPNVGCVIVKDGEIVGEGYHLRAGEPHAEVHALRMAGERARGATAYVTLEPCSHHGRTPPCADALIAAGISRVVAAMQDPNPQVAGRGLRRLQQAGVDVSHGLMLSEAEKVNPGFLKRMRTGFPYVQLKMAASLDGRTAMASGESQWITSPQARRDVQRFRAESAAILSSSATVLADDPSLTVRWQEMDADTQRVYPAEHVRQPVRVIVDSRRRVTPQHRIISQPGQTWLARTQTDEQAWPENVEQLRLPQHNGGIDLVALMMVLGKRQVNSVWVEAGANLAGALLTAGVVDELIVYLAPKLLGDDARGLCVLPGLSQLSLAPEFEIIDVRQVGPDLRLRLKPNT
- the dxs gene encoding 1-deoxy-D-xylulose-5-phosphate synthase gives rise to the protein MSFDTAKYPTLSLVETPDELRLLPKESLPKLCDELRQYLLDSVSRSSGHFASGLGTVELTVALHYVYNTPFDHLVWDVGHQAYPHKILTGRRDRIATIRQKGGLHPFPWREESEYDVLSVGHSSTSISAGLGMAVAAEREGKGRRTVCVIGDGAITAGMAFEAMNHAGDINADLLVVLNDNEMSISENVGALNNHLAQLLSGKLYASLREGGKKVLSGLPPIKELVKRTEEHLKGMVVPGTLFEELGFNYIGPVDGHDVQALAQTLKNMRSLKGPQLLHIMTKKGKGYAPAEQDPISWHAVPKFDPASGTLPKSKDNLPTYSKIFGQWLQETAAKDSKLMAITPAMREGSGMVQFSRDYPQQYFDVAIAEQHAVTFAAGLAVGGYNPVVAIYSTFLQRAYDQVIHDVAIQNLPVLFAIDRGGIVGADGQTHQGAFDLSFLRCIPNMVIMTPSDENECRQMLHTGYHYKKGPAAVRYPRGSGVGADLAPLAELPIGKGVVRRQGKGIAILNFGTLLPEAQKAADKLNATLVDMRFVKPLDEALIMEMANTHDTLVTLEENAVMGGAGSGVNELLMAKRKPLPVLNIGLPDAFVPQGVQEEIRADLGLDAAGIARRIQEWLA
- the thiL gene encoding thiamine-phosphate kinase — translated: MVEGEFDLIARYFNRGRSSRRDVALGIGDDCALLSVAEKQLLAVSTDTLVSGIHFLPDIDPADLGYKSLAVNLSDLAAMGADPAWLSLAITLPETNSNWLSGYSDSLFELLDYYGMQLIGGDTTRGPLSLTLTIYGLVPAGRALTRKGARIGDWVYVTGSLGDSAAGLALLQGELSIDDEHARQALIQRHLRPQPRILQGQALRDLASSAIDISDGLISDLRHVLKSSECGARINLDAIPHSPWLRDHVDAEQALRWALSGGEDYELCFTVPEINRGALDMALGHLGAAYTCIGQISPSSEGVRFFRGEKEIELNWKGYDHFSQ
- the xseB gene encoding exodeoxyribonuclease VII small subunit; translated protein: MPKKTEQPVSFENALNELEKIVTRLESGELPLEEALNEFEHGIQLARQGQQKLQQAEQRVQILLSDEPDAELSPFTPDSEPL
- the pgpA gene encoding phosphatidylglycerophosphatase A; this translates as MTILASKTKGSQTAKSRLHLSNPWHLLATGFGSGLAPWMPGTFGSLAAIPLWYVMSFLPTELYALVVMFSICIGVYLCHRTAKDMGVHDHGSIVWDEFVGMWITLMSIPVNDWRWVAVGFVAFRCLDIWKPWPIRWFDRNVHGGMGIMIDDIVAGVIAAGIIYGIGAYWP
- a CDS encoding DUF3251 domain-containing protein — translated: MTTRYRILSILPALVFLAGCAQQRQVPQLQNQLSQLNHQLQTLTDQAAALEQQNALNEHSDSGVYLLPAAQSSAVLQSDIGQLRVSLSHIETEANGTRALLNIRTLDAARLPGFSAHVDWGQIDPVSGKPLISDTQTQAFRFLPPLLPKTETAIELRLSGLSPEQLGFVRLYRITREEQTPPPVASTDAP
- the nusB gene encoding transcription antitermination factor NusB produces the protein MKPAARRRARECAVQALYSWQLSKNDIADIELQFLSEQDVKDVDITYFRELLAGVATQAEKLDQLMAPFLSRQLDELGQVERAILRLAIFELSKRDDVPYKVAINEAIELAKVFGAEDSHKFVNGVLDKAAPSVRKGKK